The Oleomonas cavernae genome includes the window CGACCTCTTCAAGATCCTGCCCGAGCTGGAAGCGGAACTGTCGAAGTAACGCAACCAATCGGCTAGGCTCAAGCACGCACGACGCACAGACGGGATCAAGGTAATGGCGCTCAAGACGATTGGTGTCATCGGTGCCGGCCAGATGGGCAACGGCATTGCCCATGTCTGTGCGTTGGCGGGTTACGACGTGTTCCTGATGGATGTCAGTCTCGAGCGGGCACAGGCCGCGCTCGAGACCATCCGCGGCAACATGAACCGGCAGGTGACCAAGGGCACGGTCACCGCCGCCAATCGCGACGTCGCGCTGAAGCGCATCATGCCGACCGACGATCTCGACCAGTTCAGCGTCGTCGACCTGGCGATCGAATCCGCCAGCGAGAACGAGGCGCTGAAGAAGCAGATCTTCACCGCGCTGTGTCCCAAGCTGAAAGACAGCGCCCTGGTGGCGTCCAATACCTCGTCGATCTCGATCACGAGGCTTGCCGCGATCACCGACCGGCCCGAACGCTTCATGGGCCTGCATTTCATGAACCCCGTGCCGGTGATGCAGCTCGTCGAGCTGATCCGCGGCATCGCCACCGACGAGACGACCTACAACACGGTCCGGGAATTCGCCGTCGCCATCGGCAAGACCCCGACCTCGGCCGAGGATTTCCCGGCCTTCATCGTCAACCGCATCCTGCTGCCCATGATCAACGAGGCGGTCTACACCCTCTACGAGGGCGTGGGCTCGGTCGATGCCATCGACACCGCCATGCGCCTGGGCGCCAACCACCCCATGGGCCCGCTGCAACTGGCCGACTTCATCGGCCTCGACACCTGCCTGTCGATCATGCAGGTGCTGCACGAGGGCCTGGCGGACTCAAAGTACCGGCCCTGCCCCTTGCTGGTGAAGTACGTCGAGGCCGGCTGGCTGGGCCGCAAGACCAACCGCGGCTTCTACGACTACCGCGGCGAGACCCCCGTCCCCACGCGCTAAGGCGGCTTTCCTAAAAGCTGAAATACGTCATCCCCGCGCAGGCGGGGATCCACGGCTGTGGCAGGCCGGATCCGCTCCAGTATGCCCCGGCGGTGGATCCCCGCCTGCGCGGGGATGACGTGACTCAATAAATCGGAAGACGGCTCTCGCCCGATTTCGCCCTGGCACCATGGAAAACTGCCCCGTGGCACCATGAAAAGCCCTCTGGACCCAAATTTCATTGTGGTCTGGATCTACAAAATCACGCGCGGTTGCATCATCTTGTCTCTACCCAAAATGGGCGGTGGCTGGTAGCGACCCGTTCCCCCCATGCGGATCGATGACAATCGGCGCGGACGCTCCGACAGCACGCAGGGCCATGCCTTGCGCGAATGCCCCGCCATGGCAAAGGGAGAGCCAACATGACTCAGACGATCAACGGCACCGCCGGCAACGACACCCTGACCGGCACCGATCCCGGCAACCCGGGCAATCCCGATGGCATCGACATCATCAACGGCGGCGCCGGCAACGACACGCTGGTCGGCCTGGGCGGGAACGACGTCATCGAGGGTGGTGCGGGCGGTGATAACATGAATGGCGGCGCGGGCATCGACACGCTGAGCTTCGCCAATGCCGCCGGCGGCATGTGGGTCGTCTTGAACGGCCCCGGCCTTGGCGGTGAAGCGGTCGGCGACACGATTGTCGGGTTTGAGAATCTCGTCGGCTCCAACTTCAACGACATCCTCGCCGGCGACGGCGGCGCCAATGTGATCAACGGCCTGGGCGGCACCGACATCATCCAGGTCTC containing:
- a CDS encoding 3-hydroxybutyryl-CoA dehydrogenase, translated to MALKTIGVIGAGQMGNGIAHVCALAGYDVFLMDVSLERAQAALETIRGNMNRQVTKGTVTAANRDVALKRIMPTDDLDQFSVVDLAIESASENEALKKQIFTALCPKLKDSALVASNTSSISITRLAAITDRPERFMGLHFMNPVPVMQLVELIRGIATDETTYNTVREFAVAIGKTPTSAEDFPAFIVNRILLPMINEAVYTLYEGVGSVDAIDTAMRLGANHPMGPLQLADFIGLDTCLSIMQVLHEGLADSKYRPCPLLVKYVEAGWLGRKTNRGFYDYRGETPVPTR